From the Populus nigra chromosome 13, ddPopNigr1.1, whole genome shotgun sequence genome, the window CGAGGCCTAGGCATCTGAGGCTTTCAAATGGAGGCAGAGTCAGAGCAAGAGCTTCTCTGAACACTGATTTGAAAGCGGTTGGCATTCCTCATCAGTGGTACAATGTTGTTGCAGATCTTTCAGTGAAACCTCCTCCCCCACTGCATCCTAAAACATTTGAACCAGTCAAACCTGAAGATTTATCTCCTCTATTTCCTGATGAGTTGATTAAGCAGGAGGCAAGCACTGACAAGTTCATTGATATCCCGGAAGAAGTTCTTGATATTTACAGTCTCTGGCGCCCAACTCCATTGATCAGGTTTATTATGATATTACAATCATAGACTATGCGTTAAGGTGTTTTTGTACCTGGCCCCTGGTCAGAGGTATCTTACATGATTTTTGTTGCATTTAGAGCAAAGAGGTTGGAAAAGCTTCTCGATACACCTGCCAGAATTTACTACAAGTATGAAGGTGGCAGCCCAGCCGGATCCCATAAACCCAACACTGCAGTCCCACAAGTTTTTTACAATGCGCAGCAAGGCATCAAGAATGTTGTGACAGAAACTGGTGCTGGCCAATGGGGATGTTCATTGGCCTTTGCGTGCAGCTTATTTGGTCTTGACTGTGAGGTAGACAATGTTTAAGTTATTCATCAATCTCAACAAGTATTTTCACGCATTGAAATAGGCTGAATCAAATCGGGTTTACTCATAGTTCGGTTAACTAAAGAGCTATTGTATCATGAACTTCGCGACTTCAATTCCTCATTTCTATAGCAACGAGGACAGTGTATTGCATGGTCAGTAAAATATTCTTCCTTTAACGAGGGGATGGCTAGATTAAatctaattatatatgaaagggtCGTCTAGGCAAAGTAGCCACAGCCCTGCTATTTTATTTCAGAGGATCACCTTCCTAGTGCCTATCGAAGCTTTTGGTTTTAAAATACACTGATCCTGCACTTAAATTTTGTTACTATTCCTAACTTGAACCATTGGCATCTTCTTCTAAATCCTTGTACAGGTGTGGCAGGTTCGCGCTTCTTATGATCAGAAACCATATCGTAGATTAATGATGGAGACCTGGGGTGCAAAGGTACACCCATCTCCATCAAGCATTACCGAGACTGGGAGGAGAATTCTCCAGATGGATCCGTCAAGTCCAGGAAGTTTAGGAATAGCTATATCAGAAGCTGTAGAGGTTGCAGCTAAAAATGCTGACACCAAGTACTGCTTGGGGAGTGTGCTGAATCATGTTTTGTTGCATCAGACAGTCATAGGTGAGGAGTGCATAAAACAAATGGAGGCTATTGGTGAAACCCCTGATGTGATAATAGGATGTACTGGTGGAGGGTCCAATTTTGCAGGACTCAGTTTCCCATTCATCCGAGAGAAGCTCAATGGGAAAATCAACCCTGTCATAAAAGCTGTTGAACCTGCAGCATGTCCTTCACTGACAAAAGGTGTATACGCATATGATTATGGAGATACAGCAGGAATGACTCCATTAATGAAGATGCACACTCTAGGACATGACTTCATTCCTGACCCTATTCATGCTGGTAATGTGATGTTTCTATTAAAGACTCAGATATGtttaaagtttcattttcttcttcttctaatccTATATTGCAATACATTTTCTACACTGTAGGTGGATTGCGTTACCATGGCATGGCTCCATTAATTTCTCATGTGTATGAATTGGGTTTCATGGAAGCAATGGCAATCCCTCAGATCGAGTGCTTTCGAGGTAACTGTCTTCCTTCTTATGGACCAGCACCGATACAAGTTTCATTCATGTTGATAGCAGAATTATTAATGAACTGTGAAATTTACAGTCAGATTGTAGAAGTGGGGATCCATCATCCATGCATAATTAAATTGTCTTGGAGGCAATAAATAAAACGCTAAGCTTACAATTCTATTTCAATGCAGGTGCCATACAATTTGCTCGGTCGGAAGGACTAATACCAGCACCGGAGCCAACTCATGCAATCGCTGCTACCATAAGGGAAGCACTGCATTGTAAAGAGACTGGAGAAGCAAAGGTTATTCTCATGGCAATGTGTGGACATGGCCATTTTGACCTGAAATCTTATGAGAAGTATTTGCAAGGAAAGATGGTTGACTTGTCATTCGATGAGGAGAAAATAAGAGCATCATTGGACAAAGTTCCTCAGGTGACAAGAAATTGAGCCGGTACAGGTGGTGCTATGGAGGATGGACATTTTAgattaaaaggagaaaatatttattgtttggtGAACAAGAGATTTTTTGCTATTAGAtgctttttattgaaatttagttGTTGCAATTAGGCTTTCAATAAAATACAAGACACAGACAACAGCATTTGCCTTGGTCTGAATCAGTGGTTCTGTCTTCTGCCACCACAATTACTTGTTTTCTTGTTATAAAACGTCACTCTTTGTTATATCGATGTCTTAAGTTTATACgctttgattttatctttctttgttgCAAACCCTTGGCGTCGaatcaacaatatatatatatatatatatatatatatatatatatatatatatatatatatatatatatatatataagaaatcaaACATGCACTAGTGGCTTATACAGCTTCCTTCGGTGATGGAACACTGTCAACAGTGGTTGTGTTGGAAGCAGCGTGACGAGCTCTTGCTAATGGTCTGATGCATGGTTTATGGCTTATGCGGCTTCCTTCGGTGATGGAACACTGTCATCAGTGGTTGTGTTGGAAGCAGCGTGATGAGCTCTTGCTGATGGACCGATGCATGTTGATTGGGGAGCGACAACGAGGCTCTGACaatttttgtcttcttctcctttcttttttcgtttttctttttattgagtCCCGCATGGGTCTCCCAACATTCAAAGGTTTTGttgtattaaatttgatttttattttttattagtgatttttgttctgaattcttttttaaattcatttttttaattttatttttaaatattgagttgattaagaattaaattttatagtttttttttcaataaaataattcctttttcatgatttaagtcacAGACTTGGAAGGTTAATACAAGTTGAGATcgattcttttttatattgttttttatattgatttttttttaattttatctttaaaaaataagtttgttgGAAGttagatttcatgatttttttttatggtgtgaTTCATTCTTATGACCCGGGTAACagatttgaaaggttaactTAAGTTACTATTGGTCTTTTTTtaaggttcttttttttttacattgatcttctctttaattttatcatttaatggTAGATTTGTAGGGAgttgagcttcatgattttctttgtttttatttctatgaagttatctcacTTTCATGACCTTGGTCGTGGATATGACGGGTTAACTAGGATTAACTTAGgactttttggtttttttaaattgaatatttttctaattttatcatttaatattgagttaggTCGAGAACTgggcttcataatttttcatgcttttccttctattaggttatctcgTTCGCATAATCTAGGGTTTGGTGGACTTGCTCGGCTTTggtgatgtttcttttttttgggttatttttctaaattaattttttttcctaatttcattcatttatattGAACTTTTTGGAAATTaggtatcatattttttttaatttgctttcgaTATGGTTATATCAGCCTCACGATAACTCAGATTGACTTAGATCACTTTTATgttctcatcttttttatttttttttttgtttcaatattgtttttcaacattgagttgggTAGGAAATTATGAGCtacacaatttttttcttttggcaaacatttgtttttacaagttatcatgatcatttttttaatccgatccatttactattattatttttttatcatataataaaatgaaactaGCTTATTGGACCAGTTAGATCTATAACCTGAATCATGTATTTCTCTTACTTATTTAAAACACACAACCATAATAtgtacatcttttttttttaacattacaaattataattatatatatataattcatctaATCCCTCAATCATTAATGTTTACTATTGACCTCATATTTAGA encodes:
- the LOC133670518 gene encoding uncharacterized protein LOC133670518, giving the protein MAIQATFIADPVLISSPSRISIRGWEQCIGSFMLKTRPRHLRLSNGGRVRARASLNTDLKAVGIPHQWYNVVADLSVKPPPPLHPKTFEPVKPEDLSPLFPDELIKQEASTDKFIDIPEEVLDIYSLWRPTPLIRAKRLEKLLDTPARIYYKYEGGSPAGSHKPNTAVPQVFYNAQQGIKNVVTETGAGQWGCSLAFACSLFGLDCEVWQVRASYDQKPYRRLMMETWGAKVHPSPSSITETGRRILQMDPSSPGSLGIAISEAVEVAAKNADTKYCLGSVLNHVLLHQTVIGEECIKQMEAIGETPDVIIGCTGGGSNFAGLSFPFIREKLNGKINPVIKAVEPAACPSLTKGVYAYDYGDTAGMTPLMKMHTLGHDFIPDPIHAGGLRYHGMAPLISHVYELGFMEAMAIPQIECFRGAIQFARSEGLIPAPEPTHAIAATIREALHCKETGEAKVILMAMCGHGHFDLKSYEKYLQGKMVDLSFDEEKIRASLDKVPQVTRN